The Ananas comosus cultivar F153 linkage group 4, ASM154086v1, whole genome shotgun sequence region TCTTCGTGCTTACAGTGGGGGAGGGCGTGTTCGTGTTCACGCTGGACCCCATGTATGGCGAGTTTGTGCTGACCCAGGAAGAGGTGAAGATACCGCGAGCAGGCAAGATATACGCGTTCAACGAAGGAAACTACCAGCTGTGGGAAGACAAGTTGAAGCAGTACATGGACATCCTCAAGGACCCTGGGCCATCAGGGAAGCCCTACTCGGCCCGGTACATCGGCAGCCTCGTCGGGGACTTCCACCGGACTTTGCTGTACGGTGGCATATATGGATATCCCCGCGATAAGAAGAACAAGAATGGGAAGCTCAGGCTGCTTTACGAGTGCGCTCCGATGAGTTTCATTGTGGAGCAGGCTGGCGGGAAGGGATCGGACGGCCACCAAAGGATTCTCGACATCAAGCCTGAAGAGGTAAGCTACCGTTACTTTTGTTGTAGTTCATCTCGTTCTGTCTGAAACCAGAGAATAAATATAGCTTAGAACAGTTAGTATGCACACCGGGCTAATACGGCGAAATACAAATCTTTGATTTTACTAGATCCATCAAAGAGTTCCACTATTCATCGGAAGCGTTGAAGAAGTCGAGAAGTTGGAGAAGTTCTTGGCATGATCCTTTTGTACGGAAGGCCGGTTAGCCTCACATAGGACTATATTTTGGAAGCCTTCCGCACACTccaaaattttaagaaactCCTATGCCcatctttatttattgtttcacATGCAGCAGATGTATTTTTTATACGTAGTTTCCATCGTATCTATTGTTACAGATAGAATTTGATGAGGATACCACTGCCAGTATTCTGGGCATTCATTCATCTGGCATCAAATTTTAAACCTATGAAAATGaatggaaaaataaaatgctTCATGATTGGCCCTATTAACAACTTTTAGCAACATTAAATTTCAGCAAATTTTTGCGGTACTTAGAGCGTAGTACATACCAAATAAACCTTACGCTGCAGGCAAATTAATCTATCAATCATGCTCAAAGAATCAAGcggaaagacaaaaaaaaaaaaaaaaatcacaaattcgAAGAAGTAGAAGGAATAGTCACACATCATAGGATAAGATTCACACGATTTATTTACACGCAAAGTGGCCCGGCATACAGCACGACCAAGACACGCATCAGTAATTCACCAGcaattcaaaatacaaaaatgcACGAGAATCGCTCGACGAAATGCGATGGACAGAGAAAGAAGGCACCGAACCGACCCTAACGAGTAAGTAGCAGCACACTACACATTACACTACGATTAAAGAGAGACTCAGATCAGACgcacagagagagagacgaTGACGAAGTAGATGAGACCTAGAAGATTTATTCGTTCtgggaaggaaggaaggaaggaaggaaggaaggaagcAAAGCTGCTGCTGGTGCTGTGCTGATCAGCATCATCGTGATCAGCCGGAGATCTGGACGGACTTGACCTGGGGCTTCTTGACGTCCTCCTTGGGGACGGTGACGGTGAGCACGCCGTTCTCCATGGCGGCCTTGACCTGATCGACCTTGGCGTTGTCGGGGAGGCGGAACCTGCGTAGGAACTTGCCGCTGCTGCGCTCCACGCGGTGCCAGGTGTcgttcttctcctccttctccctgGTGCGCTCGCCGCTGATCTGCAGGACGTTgccctcctccacctccaccttcacctcctccttcttcacccCCGGCAGATCCGCCTTGAACACGTGCGCCTCCGGCGTCTCCTTCCAATCTATGCGGGCGCCCGCGAACGACGCTGTCTCCGCGGGGAAGGACGCCGAGGGGCGCGGGAACGAGAGGGCGCCGCCGAAGGGGAAGCCCTCGAAGGGCTCCCACAGGTCGAGGGAGAAGGGATCGAAGATGTTGCTTCGCCGAACCAGAGACATGATGATCGCTTCCGAAGACGACGCTTCTTCAGAGGGTTTAGGATGGATGGATTGTTCCGATGAGACTGCCTGCTTGCTTGCACTTGATGGATGATGATGGGTCGATGAGGCTAGAGCGGAGTGGGGAGAcctatatatagatagagagagagagagtttctcGAACGTTCCCCAGGCTTCTTCCGATTACTCTCGACGGTTCCGGAACCGCCAGCCGATCAGACAAACCGGTTCAAGCGAACCGCGAGAACCATCGCGTCCGTTCTAGCACTTTCTCGACAAAGGCGTGCGTTACCGTACTTACGGCGCTATGAGATGCTTCGCCACCGACTTCACCTTTCGCGCAAGGTTATATTGAATACTGCAAATCGATATGTCTCGTCGCCGACTTTGTTGTTTATGTTTCGCTGCAGAGTATGCTTATAATTTATACCCCACTAGCTCCATGATTCCAAATCCTCTAAGTCCAAGACAAAGACAGAAACTTGTGGGTCGTTTTAGCGCGAGCATTACAGCAGTTGATTAACTGAATACATACACCACGGTCCCACCCAACAACgaacacacatacacacacacatacacaaaAAAAGGAAGAGTATAGACATGTTAGTTTGCAAACTAATATCACAAACAAAGGCAACAAGAAAACCAAATGACCTcttaatgacattagctctGATGCCTACACTTTcgctttgagagagagagagagagagagaaaagcaaaAAGGACTGTTGTATCTGATTTCAAAATGAATaacacacaaatatatatactcTAAAATTATTGCATATTACAAACCGCCtcgcaaatattttttttgagagataggtagccaaatattttttttgagagataggtagtacgctatccgtttcgtttatttcatttagaaataaacttagctagaaatgtgaatcaactaggattcgaacttgggtctcggataccaaccaccaagccctttgccacttgctctagggacggtcggtcaccTCGCAAATATTTAAGAATGGTTACCCATCAACTTTGTCAAAAACGGAATTACACTGTTTCAGATAGATCCCTGAACCTCTTTACATTGCTACAGCATGCAATCATCAGAAAAGGATTAGAGGCGGAAGCTCACATCATCCAAATTCAGCTATACCAGTCAATGAACAGGATGGAGAAAGTAAGGACGacaaagaaaagcaaaagaaaagttcTGCTGCTGCTATTGCGCTTGATTGCCTGCAACATCTCCTTTTTGCCTAGAACTACATTGTTCTTAGCTTCAACAACCCGATAAAATGTGTCAAAAGGATCAGAAATGTAAACAAACAAGGAGTGCACATACAGGACCTACTATTTTAGTTACAAGAATAAACAAACATCAGACAGCAACAAGTTAGCTTAGTTCAATTCTAATTTGAGTTTACTATCTTCTTCACCTACTGTTCATTAACCAATGCTTCAGTTGGGATAGTCTTAACTAAACGTATTGGATCTTTCTTTTACCCACCACCCCTTGGCTT contains the following coding sequences:
- the LOC109708760 gene encoding 17.9 kDa class I heat shock protein-like; the encoded protein is MSLVRRSNIFDPFSLDLWEPFEGFPFGGALSFPRPSASFPAETASFAGARIDWKETPEAHVFKADLPGVKKEEVKVEVEEGNVLQISGERTREKEEKNDTWHRVERSSGKFLRRFRLPDNAKVDQVKAAMENGVLTVTVPKEDVKKPQVKSVQISG